The Campylobacter sp. MG1 DNA segment TATTAGCTCGTTTAGGCACTCCAAATGCTCATCACACGCACTTAAGACTTCCCCTATCTTCTTCTGCTCTTCTAGGCTTGGAAGTATTAAAAAATATTTTAAAAATTCACTATGAGTAAATTCAAATTGTCTTCTAGTTGAAGTTTTTATTATTTTTCCTTTAATTGGCTGAATAAGTGTTTTAATTGCGAAATAACCAAAAATAGGATTGAGCTTTTCTTCATTTAAATTGTAAATATGATAAATTGGGCTACAACACCCATTCTCAATATTTATATTTATATTAACCTCATCAATTCCTATACCTATAATTAAATCATTTTTTTTAAATGTTTTATGATTGGTTATACTATGGCGTTTATCTTCAAATGGTTTTATTCCATTTTTACCTATCGTATATTGGTCGTAATTATCAGAATTTAATTTTGTATATTCTTGAAAAATATCTTTAATAGCTACTTCTTGCCAAGGGGTGGTGAAGTTGGCAAAACGGGTTTTGCCACTTAGTAGCTCGTTCATTAGGTGGAGTTTTTCTTTTTCTAATTCCGATTTTAAATTCTTTAGATTTTTTATATGCTCATCGCAACTACTTAAAATCTCGGCGATTTTCTCTTGCTCTTTTAGTGGTGGGAGTTTTATTGTTATATTTTTTAAATCATCACTATAAATCCTTTTGATAGTTGTTTGCCCTAGATTATCCCACTTATGATTGCTTAGAAAATAATATAAAAATGAATTATCCATTATATTGTCTTTTAATCTAAGCCAAACAATATTTGAATCTTGATAATACGAATCATGCCCGTCAAACACAATGCACTTACCAACTGTTCCCGAGCAAGTTATAAGAACTTCGCCCTTTTTAGGATAATTAAATTTATTTTTGTATTCCAAAAATAATTCTTTGCTAATGTAAGCGTCTGCTTTATCTCCGATTGTTCCTATTTTATAAAATGGGATTTCTCCTTCTTGTGTAGTTTCATCTTTAAATATTCTTTTACACATTTGAATAGAACAAATATCCCCCAGCCTTACTTCTTCCCAACGAATACTCATAATCCTAGCTCCTTTAGGTATCCTTGTAATTTGGCGTTTGAGAGTTCTAGTTTGGCGTTTAGGCTGCTTATTTGCTCTTTTAGTTCGATGTAGTCAATTTGCAAGGTTTCATCTTCTACTACTACATATCTTGGTATGTTTAGGTTGAAGTCGTTTTGCTCTATCTCATCAAGGCTTACGACCTTGCAAAAGCCGTTTATGTCGGTATTTCCGTGGTAGGCTTTTAGGATTTTGTCAATGTCTTTTAGGGTGTTTTGGTTTTTGCCTTTTTCATAGCAAGAGCTTGCGTCTATGAAAATCACTTTTTCGTTTTGCTCCTTGCTAAAAATCATGATACATGCCGGTATGCTCGTGCCATAAAAAAGGTTGCTTGGAAGTCCGATGATGGCTTTTAGGTAGCCTTGTTTTATAAGACTTGCTCTTATTTTGCCCTCGCTTGAGCCACGAAATAGCACTCCGTGGGGCATTACTACGCCTAAGGTTCCGCCGTTTTTTAAAGACTTTATCATGTGGAGTAAAAAGGCATAATCGCCCTTGCTTTTAGGTGGCATACCGTAGTTAAACCTTGAAAATCTATCCTCTTTTAGCTCTTCATAGCCCCATTTATCAAGGCTAAAAGGTGGGTTTGCGACTATTTTGCTAAAGCGTCTTAAATCGCCGTTAGCATCTAGGTGAAGTGGATTTGTGAGTGTGTCGCCCCACTTTATCTTAGGATTTGGGATATTGTGTAAGAACATATTCATAACGCATAGGGCGTAGGTTTGGGCGTTTTTTTCTTGTCCGTAGATAAAGTTGTTTGTGCCTTTTTGACTTGCTTTTAGTAAAAGTGAGCCTGAGCCACAAGTAGGGTCGTATATCTCTTCGCCGTCTTTGATACCGACTAGCTCGGCAAGTAGGACGCTCACCATGCTAGGGGTGTAAAACTCGCCGCCCTTTTTGCCTGAATCGCTTGCGAATTTTGCGATTAGATACTCGTATGCGTCGCCTATGATGTCTTTGTTTTCTAAACAGCTTGGGCGTAAATCAAGGCTTGAAAAGTCGTTTATGAGCTGTTTTAGGGTGGTGTTTCTTTGCTGAGTGTCGCCTAGCTTGGAAGGGTTATTGAAATCTATGTGGGTGAATATGCCTTCTAGCTTTTCTTTGTTTAGCGTTTCTAGGCTACTTAGGGCGGTGTTGATTAGCTCGCCTAGGTTGGTGGCGTTTTTGTGCTCTTGTAGGTAGGCGAATGTTGAGTGTTCTTCAAGTTTAAAATCTAGTTGATTTAGCAGGGCTTTATAGACTGAGTCGATGCCACAGCTTTTGGCTTTTAGCTCGGTGATTTTTTCGGTGTAGGTGTCGCTTAGGTATTTGATAAATAGCATGGTGAGAATGTAGTCTTTGTAATCACTGCCGTCCATTAGCCCACGGAAGGTGTTGCACGCGTCCCAGAGTTTGGCGTTTATCTGGGCGGTAGTGGTTTTGGGGGTTGGGGTGGTTTGGTTTTGTTCGGTGGTGCTTGAGTTGGCTTCGGTGCTTTGCGGGTCGGTCGCTATGGTCGGCTCTGTGCTTACTTGTTCGGCTTTTTGCTCGGAATTTATTTCGTGTATTTTTGTAGAATTTAAATCCGTAATTTCGTTTGTTTGTTTCATCTTGTGTCCTTTAAATCGTATTTTTTCTAAATGTCTTTTGCATTGAGTAAATACACAAAATCATAATTATAAAAAGATAAAGTATATCGTATCAAGCTGTAAATCTATCCAAATGGCTTTGATTATATTATTAAATACCATGACTATTATCTAAATATTTCAAAGCTATTGATACCAATGAAAAGCACCTTTTATAAAAATACTCGCAATGTAATTTGTTTTTAATCGGAGTTACCATTTTTTCATGATGTCTTATTTGAAAATTATTTCCTATTTTTGACAATATTTCAAATTCATCTGTAAATATTGTTATAAATTCTTATTCGTTAAAGCTTATTTGATTTATCAACTTATTTGCACTTTTACTTTTTTCCGAGCGTTTATCATCATAATCTGCATAATATGTTTTTAATCTTTCAAAAACAGCCCAAATTTGCTGAGTTGCCAACCAAATTTCACCTTTTTCATATAACTTATTTGATTTATCAACTAAAACCTTTAAGCCATTTTCTTTTATTTCAATTTCACTTAGTTTTAAAGGCGGTTCAATATTTGCCACTATTAAATTATTTTCAAATTTATAAGGTATATCAAATCTCTTAAACTGCATATTAATGTGTTCTGTAAAGCTGTCGCTCTTTTTCAGATTATGAAAAATTTCAATAACATCAAACAACTTAAGCTTTTCGCAATTTAAAATAAAATCTTCTAAATTTTTTGCTATTTTTATAATACCGTTAGAGTAATATTCTAATTTATGAAATAATAACATTTCTTCTTCTAACAACGAAATATAATCGTAATAAGAGTTATAACCAAACTCATCTTGTTTGTAAAAATTGCTATTATAACTATTCAATATTTGAAAAACTTGTTCTCTAAATTTTTTACCTAATGTTTCTTCAATTTTTTTATATCTAAACGAATAAGGTTTGAAAATTTGATCATTTTCTATATATATTTTCCAATCGTAAACATTTCTACCGGGCATTACTTCGCTTATATAAAATTCATATCCATCTTTTTTAAGCAAATCATTAATTTTTTCTAAAATTATTTTCCAATCACTTTCTTCTTTTCTTATCCCAGGATGAAAAAACTTACACAGAAAATCAAGATATTCACTATCGTTGCATAAGCCTAAAGTGTTATCTTTTAAATAAAGAATCTTTCATAATTATTGTTTGTAATATAATTTTTAATAAATTCTTCTTTAAGGTTTGAGTAATTAACCTTACTTGGCATATTTTCTAAATCAAAATTTTGTAATAAAAAATCAAATTCATCTTCTTCAAAATCATAATGATATATCCAATAATCACAATAACCATCTTTAAAAAGTTTAAAAATTTCTCTTTTTGTAATTTTTGTAATTTTTTTCATTTTTATTCTTATTTTGAAATGTTTTACATATTATCTTATTTTTTATTTGATAAAACCTAATGTTAAATAATATTAAAATTAAAATGTAATATAAATATAATTTTATAAATTTTAAACTGCGATGGTTTTATAAAAAATAATTTATATTGCTTGCGTTTCTATAAAATCTGAGCTTAAATTTCGTTTGTTTGCCCACTACTATCTAAATATAATTTTAAATAATTGTTAGACTTATACTTAAAATGCAAAAACAACGCCAAAGAAATCAAATTGATATCTAAAAAACATACTCAAATACACCTCACCTAAAATAAGATTAAAAGCTTATTAGATAATACAAAAAGATATAAAACACTTAAAACCATTGCTACATAATGAACTATAAACTTTATTTTAAAATCTCTTTCATTTTATATCCTTTGGCTTATTCTTCAATATTTAAATACTCTATTAAATCCTTATAGTTATTTAAATAATATTCAGCACTTGCTCTTGGCTCACTTGAACTTATAAAAACTTTTTTAATAGTTTTATTTTTAAGCATTTTTTCATTCTCATTAACAAAAACAACACAATCACCTAAAAATTTCCTTAGCAAATCTTGACCTATTTGGCTTTTGTGATTTTTGCACTGAATTAATACACACTCATTTTCTTTATAACA contains these protein-coding regions:
- a CDS encoding restriction endonuclease subunit S, encoding MSIRWEEVRLGDICSIQMCKRIFKDETTQEGEIPFYKIGTIGDKADAYISKELFLEYKNKFNYPKKGEVLITCSGTVGKCIVFDGHDSYYQDSNIVWLRLKDNIMDNSFLYYFLSNHKWDNLGQTTIKRIYSDDLKNITIKLPPLKEQEKIAEILSSCDEHIKNLKNLKSELEKEKLHLMNELLSGKTRFANFTTPWQEVAIKDIFQEYTKLNSDNYDQYTIGKNGIKPFEDKRHSITNHKTFKKNDLIIGIGIDEVNININIENGCCSPIYHIYNLNEEKLNPIFGYFAIKTLIQPIKGKIIKTSTRRQFEFTHSEFLKYFLILPSLEEQKKIGEVLSACDEHLECLNELITAQTTLKSHLLTELLTGNIRVQND
- a CDS encoding AbiJ-NTD4 domain-containing protein, whose translation is MLYLKDNTLGLCNDSEYLDFLCKFFHPGIRKEESDWKIILEKINDLLKKDGYEFYISEVMPGRNVYDWKIYIENDQIFKPYSFRYKKIEETLGKKFREQVFQILNSYNSNFYKQDEFGYNSYYDYISLLEEEMLLFHKLEYYSNGIIKIAKNLEDFILNCEKLKLFDVIEIFHNLKKSDSFTEHINMQFKRFDIPYKFENNLIVANIEPPLKLSEIEIKENGLKVLVDKSNKLYEKGEIWLATQQIWAVFERLKTYYADYDDKRSEKSKSANKLINQISFNE
- a CDS encoding type I restriction-modification system subunit M, with the protein product MKQTNEITDLNSTKIHEINSEQKAEQVSTEPTIATDPQSTEANSSTTEQNQTTPTPKTTTAQINAKLWDACNTFRGLMDGSDYKDYILTMLFIKYLSDTYTEKITELKAKSCGIDSVYKALLNQLDFKLEEHSTFAYLQEHKNATNLGELINTALSSLETLNKEKLEGIFTHIDFNNPSKLGDTQQRNTTLKQLINDFSSLDLRPSCLENKDIIGDAYEYLIAKFASDSGKKGGEFYTPSMVSVLLAELVGIKDGEEIYDPTCGSGSLLLKASQKGTNNFIYGQEKNAQTYALCVMNMFLHNIPNPKIKWGDTLTNPLHLDANGDLRRFSKIVANPPFSLDKWGYEELKEDRFSRFNYGMPPKSKGDYAFLLHMIKSLKNGGTLGVVMPHGVLFRGSSEGKIRASLIKQGYLKAIIGLPSNLFYGTSIPACIMIFSKEQNEKVIFIDASSCYEKGKNQNTLKDIDKILKAYHGNTDINGFCKVVSLDEIEQNDFNLNIPRYVVVEDETLQIDYIELKEQISSLNAKLELSNAKLQGYLKELGL